GGCCACTCAGGCTGCTTGAGCCGGCAGGAGGCCTCTGAGCTCTCCTGGAGGCTCTCTGCGCTCGCCGTGTTTCGTAGGCTTCTGGCTGACCCCGTGCTCGCGGACGTTCGCGCGTGCATCGATGCCGTGGCGTCCGAGGCTGACTGGGAAGCGCGCGTCGCATGCTATGCAGATACGCTGCACAGACTCTATGAGTCGGGCGAGGCATCCCTTGGTTCCTATGTGCGAGATGTCACGCTCGCAGACGAGAATGCCTACCTCAGGTTTCTTGGCGCGGGAAAGGTGATTGCGCCCAGCCTCAAAGCGGCACTTGAGGCGGAGCTTTTGACCCTGAACGCCGTGGCGGCGCTTGTGCCCCAGGGCCTGCTCGGCGAGCTGCCTGATGGCGTGGACCTCGCGTCGCTGCCGCGCTTCGAGACAACGTTGATCGATCTGCCCGCCGCCTACGCCGAGCGCGTGGCCGGCCTCTGGCGACATGGCTATGGGATCTACGCCCGCTACCACGTGTTCGACGTGGACGAGGAAGGGGCCATCGCACCGGTGCGCTTCCCGGACCCCATACGCCTCTCTGACCTCGTTGACTACGAGCGCGAGCGTGCGCAGATCTGGGACAACAGCGTGGCGCTCCTCGACGGCAGGCCTGCGGCGAACATGCTGCTCACGGGTGACGCCGGCACCGGCAAGAGCTCCACGGTCAAGGCGGTCGTGAACGAGCTCGCGCCTAGGGGCCTGCGCATCCTGGAGGTTCGCAAGAGGCAGCTGCAGGCCATCCCGCAGATCCTCGAGGAGCTCACGCACAACCCTCTCAAGTTCATCATCTTCATCGATGACCTCTCGTTTTCGTGCGAGGACGACAACTTTGCCGCCCTCAAGGCGATCCTCGAGGGCTCCGTCTCGGCCAAGAGCGACAACGTGGTGATCTATGCCACGAGTAACCGCCGCCACCTTGTTAGGGAGTCGTTCTCGGAGCGCGAGGGAGACGACGTGCACCTCAACGACACGATGCAGGAGATCGTCTCGCTCAGTGACCGCTTTGGCATCCACGTCTCGTTCACGAAGCCTGACAAAGCAACCTACCTGGACATCGTGCGTAAGCTCGCGTCGGATGCGCAGCTTGGGATGGACTCCGCAGAGCTTGAGCTCCAAGCCGAACGCTTTGCCCTGCGCAGGGGAGGCCGCTCCGCCCGAGGTGCCCGGCAGTTCGTGGACGGCCTGCTCTCACGCGTGCCCGCGCACGCTGCGGCGCAATCACCCATATCGCGAACTCGACAACCGAAGGAGGAGACATGACACGTCCCATGACCATGGCAGAGAAGATCCTGGCAGACCACGCAGGCCTCGATGAGGTGGTGCCCGGTCAGCTCATCGAGTGTAAGCTCGACGGTGTCCTTGCCAACGACATCACTGCGCCCATCGCCATCAAGACCGTGCGCGACATCGGCGCGGGCGTGTGGGACAAGGACAAGATCTTTCTGGTTCCAGACCACTACGCGCCCAACAAGGACATCAAGAGCGCCGAGCAGACCAAGGTCACGCGCGACTTCGCACATGAGATGGGCATCACCCACTACTTTGAGCAGGGCTGCATGGGCATCGAACACGCCCTTTTGCCCGAGCTGGGCATCGTGGTGTCGGGTGACCTCGTGATAGGTGCCGATTCCCACACCTGCACCTACGGTGGCATCGGCGCCTTCTCTACGGGCGTTGGCTCCACGGACGCGGGCGTGGGCATGGCGACGGGTCGTGCCTGGTTCAAGGTGCCCGAGACCATCCTCTTTGACATCGAGGGCGAGCTTCCCGAGGGCGCCTGTGCCAAGGACATCATCCTCTTTGTGATCGGGCAGATAGGTGTCGACGGGGCGCTCTACTGCGCCATGGAGTTCGCGGGGTCTACGATCAGTGGCCTCTCCATAGAGGGGCGCCTGACCATTGCCAACATGGCCATCGAGGCAGGTGGCAAGGCAGGCCTCTTTGAGGTGGATGACAAGTGCCGTACCTATGTGGAGCGGCACGCCGAGCATCCCCTGCGCGAGTACCACTCCGACGCGGATGCCAGCTACGGAAGGGTCATGCACATCGATGCGGCGGACATCGTACCCATGGTCTCGTGGCCGCACCTGCCGAGCAACACCCATCCTGTGACCGAGAGCCGCCACATCGCGATAGACCAGTCGGTGATTGGCTCCTGCACGAACGGGCGCATCGAGGACATGCGCTTGGCTGCAGACGTACTGCGAGGACGTACCGTCGACCCCAAGGTGCGCTGCATCGTGATCCCCGCGACGCAGGGTGTGTGGCTGCAGTGCGTGCACGAGGGCCTCATGGACGTGTTCATTGACGCACACTGCGTGGTCTCGACACCCACTTGCGGACCCTGCCTGGGCGGCTACATGGGAATCCTCGCCGCCGGGGAGCGTTGCGTGAGTTCCACGAACCGAAACTTCGTGGGTCGGATGGGGGACCCGACCTCCGAGGTGTACCTGACCTCGCCGGCCGTTGCCGCCGCGTCCGCCGTTGCAGGCCACATCGCCCTGCCGTCAGACCTGAGCTAGTATAATATCCACGAAGCAATTGGGCTCTTCGGGGGTTAGTGTGGGTTGACGCCTCGGCGAACTGCGGCGCGACAGCGTACACAAGTGCCCCACTCTGCACCTGGCGACTCACGCAAAGACGCACTCTGGGGGTGTCACTCTCACGGAAAGGCGCATTTTGCGTGTGGGTCTCACCAAAAGGCGCATTCTGCATGCGGGCGGTGGTTGCGCCGAGAGCCCATCTTCGCCGATCTGTGTACACTCCTGCATACCCACGCCTGCCCGCAG
The DNA window shown above is from Olsenella sp. oral taxon 807 and carries:
- a CDS encoding ATP-binding protein, giving the protein MSVTLAEGQSHEKGTRPMAGFAQPGSLARSGHSGCLSRQEASELSWRLSALAVFRRLLADPVLADVRACIDAVASEADWEARVACYADTLHRLYESGEASLGSYVRDVTLADENAYLRFLGAGKVIAPSLKAALEAELLTLNAVAALVPQGLLGELPDGVDLASLPRFETTLIDLPAAYAERVAGLWRHGYGIYARYHVFDVDEEGAIAPVRFPDPIRLSDLVDYERERAQIWDNSVALLDGRPAANMLLTGDAGTGKSSTVKAVVNELAPRGLRILEVRKRQLQAIPQILEELTHNPLKFIIFIDDLSFSCEDDNFAALKAILEGSVSAKSDNVVIYATSNRRHLVRESFSEREGDDVHLNDTMQEIVSLSDRFGIHVSFTKPDKATYLDIVRKLASDAQLGMDSAELELQAERFALRRGGRSARGARQFVDGLLSRVPAHAAAQSPISRTRQPKEET
- the leuC gene encoding 3-isopropylmalate dehydratase large subunit gives rise to the protein MTRPMTMAEKILADHAGLDEVVPGQLIECKLDGVLANDITAPIAIKTVRDIGAGVWDKDKIFLVPDHYAPNKDIKSAEQTKVTRDFAHEMGITHYFEQGCMGIEHALLPELGIVVSGDLVIGADSHTCTYGGIGAFSTGVGSTDAGVGMATGRAWFKVPETILFDIEGELPEGACAKDIILFVIGQIGVDGALYCAMEFAGSTISGLSIEGRLTIANMAIEAGGKAGLFEVDDKCRTYVERHAEHPLREYHSDADASYGRVMHIDAADIVPMVSWPHLPSNTHPVTESRHIAIDQSVIGSCTNGRIEDMRLAADVLRGRTVDPKVRCIVIPATQGVWLQCVHEGLMDVFIDAHCVVSTPTCGPCLGGYMGILAAGERCVSSTNRNFVGRMGDPTSEVYLTSPAVAAASAVAGHIALPSDLS